In Sphaeramia orbicularis chromosome 9, fSphaOr1.1, whole genome shotgun sequence, the sequence GGCTGTGTCAGCAGAGATAAGCTCACACACTGCCAAAAAAAAGCTGAAGATATTTGTGAAAGAGTGAGGTAAGACACATGAACGTTTGCCTGGCTCTCAGGGACCAAGTATTTCTGGTTAGACAGGTATGTTAGCTAGCTAGCCTAAGTGACAACGTTACACGCCGCTAATTTctcattattattaaatgtttgcCTCGTTAGTACAAACGTGAAATAATGTGAAGTCGCTCATCTTAACCTGTATTACTCGTTTAATTTTACTGTCATTTTCTGAATCTATGGGCTTTTATGCTAACACTACTACCGGTATTGGCAACGTCAACGTTAGCCTTCTAGCTAACTTATAGGTATCATGTTGCATTACACCAAGACAAGCTGCTAGCTTTCTGTGCTAACAGACCTTAACCTGAGGTTAATATTACATGTGGAAGTGTGACTTCCATTCAAAAGCCCGGTCTCTGCTGCATGCAAACAGCCACCgatgttgtgtgtgtctgtgtgtaggagCAGGCAGTGTGGCAATGCAGCGGGTCACGGCACGGCTCGTCGCTGGGCTGGTCGCAGCGGTGCTGTCGCTGCTGGCAGAGCAGTGTTGGGCGGATGGCGGGGGCCCCAGCCTCGCTGAACGGGTTATTTGGGCTGTAAATGCCGGGGGAGAAGCTCATGTAGACGTGCACGGTATTCATTTCAAGAAGGACCCTCTAGAAGGAAAAATTGGTAAAGGTGAGTTGATGTGATCAGTGAGTCTGCTTGTCTTCCTGAGCTGCACTTGCAGAGTCTTAGTGAGAGTTAGATTGCGAGGGTAAAATGTGTTACTTAGAATAACTGACATTTCCAGCCGAAACCTCAGTATGGTGTAGCTTCCGCAAGTACCTACAAACTAATGAGGAGTCAGCACATAGGACtgcagctccgcccctctgtgcGTGTAGAGGAAGGAGGTGATGATATGATACAATcgagtagagaaaaaaaatcttggctgTATTTATGGGTTAGAGGTAAAGTAATTGTATCATGGTATCACCACTATGCCTTTAGGGCACTGTGTTGCAGCTAGTGTTAAAAAATAGAACTTGTGCAAGTGTGGCATTGATTTAAATTGATTATAGTTCAAGTCACCTTTCACTCATAATTAAGTATTTTTCAATGTTCATTCAATGTAATCTTTGACTTTCACTGTGCAGAATAGGGTTGTGTGATTTGGTGAAATGTCATTGTGCAATTCTTATAGACACTATTTCATCTAATAAATGGTATCAGGAGTCTACTTGTTTGGCTATCAAGGTCATTGTTACCGAATGCAGAATATCCCTTTAAAAAGAGGATATGTTCTTGTTTTGTCCACTAGTTCTGTATTAGCTTGTATCTATTGATAGCCATTTTACCTGGTCTACATACTAGATAGTTATGACCATGTACTGCACACACTTCACTGTCCAGAGACTGACTAGTTATTTCTTAAAAATATGTGTGGAATTCACATCAAAAAAGAGAAGGTAATTACTTCACATATGCACATTTTTTTATCCAACTTGCAGCTGTTTGCGATTATATAATTGCATTGACCAACTTTGCAATTGTGATTCAGTTAATTGTGCAGCTGTAGTGAAGAATGTTGTTTGTGCATTGTCTGACACTTGAGAGTTTTATCACATCCATTCATTCGTCAAGGGAGCCAGTTTTGAGATTAGAAGAGAATTTAGGAAAGCACAAAACATGTACTCTGCAGAGGCACTTCAGAAATGAACAATATTTAGACATTAAAAGTAAATGAGAGGATGTcactttcacatttttttaacaatttaattAACATGTGCAGGGGATGATTAAGTTAGTAACATAGTTTTCTGTGTGTTGGTGTGAAATAGGTGTGTTCTGTATCTGATACTGTTTTCCTTTGTAGCATCTGATTATGGGGTGCGTCTGCCAATCCTGCGTTCCAGTCCAGAAGACCAAATTCTGTACCAGACAGAACGTTACAATGAGGACACTTTTGGATATGATATTCCCATTCGTGAGGAAGGAGATTATATATTAGTAATGAAGTATGCGGAAGTTTACTTCGCCCAATCACAACAAAAGGTATCAGAACCAATtaatttgaggtgttttttatgtGTCATCTCCCTTGGTTTTGTTTAGTTTAAAAGTGAGGTATTATCATTTCTGACTTAGTTTCACTACATTTACTGGGTTCAGACAAAAGTCAGTATTGTGATGAAAGTAAGTCTGTGTAATTGTTGATCATCACTGATTTGGTTTTATCCTTCTGCAGGTGTTTGACGTTCGTCTAAATGGTCATGTAGTAGTAAAAGACTTGGATATCTTTGATCGAGTGGGCCACAGCACCGCTCATGATGAGATAGTCTCATTTTCTATTCGACGTGGCAAGCTCAGCGTGCAGGGAGAGGTGTCTACTTTCAATGGCAAGCTCACTGTGGAGTTTGTTAAGGTaagctgtgcttttttttttctccagtcaaATGGATGTGAAAAGTGAGCGTGACTCATTCAAATGTCATCTTTCTTCATTTGTTAAACCGTTCAACCTGGTCAGTGACATATTTTAAGAACACAATATGTGAATATGTTGGCTATGTAATCTAAGGTGCTGTGTTTTCATGATGCAATGTATGATTAGTAAAATTGATTGATGTTAAGTATTAAAGGTGTAAAAGTCATTTTGAGGTAGGGATATGGTTCTAAAAAAAATAGGCTTCTGTTATG encodes:
- the mlec gene encoding malectin codes for the protein MQRVTARLVAGLVAAVLSLLAEQCWADGGGPSLAERVIWAVNAGGEAHVDVHGIHFKKDPLEGKIGKASDYGVRLPILRSSPEDQILYQTERYNEDTFGYDIPIREEGDYILVMKYAEVYFAQSQQKVFDVRLNGHVVVKDLDIFDRVGHSTAHDEIVSFSIRRGKLSVQGEVSTFNGKLTVEFVKGYYDNPKVCALYVMKGTLEDVPKLQPHPGLEKHEEEEEEEEESEGGEEGGKKKLPTGSKYRVQSGPRTPNPYAADNSSLMFPILVAFGVFIPTLFCLCRL